The Cellulophaga sp. L1A9 genome window below encodes:
- a CDS encoding O-acetylhomoserine aminocarboxypropyltransferase/cysteine synthase family protein, translating to MSTQKLATNALHAGHDTTQTGGTRAVPIYQTSSYVFRDTDHAAKLFSLGELGFIYTRLNNPTNQILQDRLAAVEGGVGAVVFASGTAAISTGLLTLLKAGDHIVASSSLYGGTFNLLNVTLPRLGITTTFVDASDPDNFGKAVQDNTRVFFVESLGNPKLDVLDLKAISKHAKAAQVPFIVDNTVASPVLLNPIEHGADLVIHSLTKYIGGHGTSLGGAIVDAGTFDWTNGKFPEFTEPSAGYHGLVYSEALGAAAFTFKLILEGLRDFGGALSPFNAFQIIQGLETLPVRIKQHSANALALATWLEGREEVAWVNYPGLKSSKYYSLAKEYLPKGQSGLVTFGIKGGFEAAQKVTDATKIFSLLANIGDTKSLIIHPASTTHQQLTAAQQEAAGVPQDLVRLSVGLEDIEDLKADLVQAFESL from the coding sequence ATGAGTACACAAAAATTAGCAACAAACGCTTTACATGCAGGGCATGATACTACACAAACTGGAGGAACAAGAGCAGTGCCTATCTATCAAACATCATCTTATGTTTTTAGAGATACAGATCATGCTGCAAAATTATTTTCTTTAGGGGAATTAGGGTTTATCTATACGCGTTTAAATAATCCTACCAATCAAATTCTACAAGATAGATTAGCAGCTGTAGAAGGTGGAGTGGGGGCAGTAGTTTTTGCTTCAGGTACCGCAGCAATTTCAACAGGTTTGTTAACTTTATTAAAAGCAGGTGATCATATTGTTGCTTCGAGCAGTTTATATGGGGGGACGTTTAATTTATTGAATGTAACCTTACCTAGATTAGGGATTACAACCACCTTTGTAGATGCATCTGATCCGGATAATTTTGGTAAGGCAGTACAAGATAATACACGAGTTTTTTTTGTAGAATCTCTAGGAAATCCAAAATTGGATGTTTTAGATTTGAAAGCAATTTCAAAACATGCTAAAGCGGCACAAGTGCCTTTTATTGTAGATAATACCGTAGCTTCTCCCGTATTATTAAATCCTATTGAACACGGTGCAGATCTTGTGATTCATTCCTTGACAAAATATATTGGAGGCCATGGAACTTCTTTAGGAGGCGCTATTGTGGATGCAGGTACCTTTGATTGGACGAATGGAAAATTCCCTGAATTTACAGAACCTTCTGCAGGGTATCATGGGTTGGTCTATAGCGAAGCTTTAGGAGCAGCTGCATTTACGTTTAAGCTAATTTTAGAAGGCTTACGTGATTTTGGTGGTGCTTTGAGTCCGTTTAATGCATTTCAAATTATTCAAGGACTAGAAACCTTACCAGTACGTATCAAACAACATAGTGCAAATGCATTAGCGTTAGCTACGTGGTTAGAAGGTAGAGAAGAAGTTGCTTGGGTAAACTATCCTGGATTAAAAAGTAGTAAGTACTATAGTTTAGCAAAAGAATATTTACCTAAAGGACAAAGCGGCTTAGTTACCTTCGGAATTAAAGGAGGTTTTGAAGCGGCTCAGAAAGTAACTGATGCCACTAAAATATTCTCGTTATTAGCTAATATTGGGGATACAAAATCATTAATTATTCATCCAGCAAGTACAACCCACCAACAATTAACAGCAGCGCAACAAGAAGCAGCGGGAGTACCGCAAGACCTAGTACGTTTGTCTGTTGGTTTGGAAGATATTGAAGATTTAAAAGCAGATTTAGTTCAGGCTTTTGAATCGCTTTAA
- the thrA gene encoding bifunctional aspartate kinase/homoserine dehydrogenase I, translating into MLQHLTIPNYTNHGGTTQDINLSYQLFGPELHTAPIILVNHALTGSSDVAGENGWWSALIGDGKCIDTQKYTILVFNVPGNGHDGFVVENYKDFVAQDIAKLFLIGLKKLEVNRLFALIGGSMGGGIAWEMIALEPNLTENLIPVASDWKSTDWLIANCQIQEQFLLNSSQPVHDARMHAMLCYRTPESFKERFKRSTNEELHVFNVESWLTHHGAKLQERFQLSAYKLMNQLLKTIDITRDNKDAFSTIEKSATNIHIIGVDSDLFFTAKENRDTFKQLAQVNSNVTYGEIRSLHGHDAFLIEFQQMEQLLKGIFDQNGQNKRIKILKFGGKSLANGDGLDRVLELVATKVNRGENIGIVLSARGKATDQLETILKRASKGKEYSKDFEAFKEYQQSDFNIALSKEFSDLEKLFEGVSLLGDYSAKIKDQVLSFGELISGKVTTQLLNDLGIKAKFIDSRELIKTDSNFGDAQVYEALSKENVLEVISKLDANVVPVITGFIGSNKGNETTTLGRNGSNYSAALIANFLDAAELQNYTHVDGIYTANPDYVADAKRIAELSYGEANELANFGATILHAKTIIPLIEKNIPLRILNTFNGDNEGTLISAKTSKEGIKSLSVIENVALVNFEGRGLLGKVGVDARVFKTLGANNISVNIISQGSSERGLGFVVDADKAEKAKEVLIDEFSSDFQTKDVNMITVTKDVSVISIVGQDLSSFHKPFNELIKNQIVPLLFNNTVTGKNVSLVVRRNDLYKALNVMHGQVFGISKKVNLAIFGHGNVGGTLIDQILKSAQNIEERKGIQLKVFAVANSKKVVLNKNGITENWKADLDKNGEPFELDAIFDFAKAHHLENLIAVDNTASKTFVASYLNMIENGFDLVSSNKIANTLSFDFYQNLRTELERSQKQYLYETNVGAGLPLIDTIKLLHLSGENITRIKGVFSGSLSYIFNTFSEVDRSFSSILKEAMEKGFTEPDAREDLSGNDVGRKLLILARELDLSNEFSDISIQNLIPEALHDVTVDEFKSKLSSLDSIFEKIKKDQKPNHVLRYVGDLSGDLQKEKGNLEVKLVSVPKESALGQVKGSDSIIEIYTESYGENPLVIQGAGAGAAVTARGVFGDILRIIEKGK; encoded by the coding sequence ATGCTACAGCATTTAACGATACCTAATTATACCAATCACGGCGGTACTACTCAAGATATTAATTTATCCTACCAGCTATTTGGACCTGAATTACACACTGCACCAATTATTTTGGTAAATCATGCCTTAACGGGTAGCTCTGATGTGGCAGGCGAAAATGGTTGGTGGTCTGCATTAATTGGGGATGGAAAATGTATCGATACACAGAAATACACCATTTTAGTATTCAATGTGCCAGGGAATGGTCATGATGGTTTTGTGGTTGAAAACTATAAAGATTTTGTAGCCCAAGATATCGCAAAGCTATTTCTGATAGGACTTAAAAAACTAGAAGTGAATCGTCTTTTTGCCCTTATTGGAGGTTCTATGGGTGGCGGTATTGCCTGGGAAATGATCGCTTTAGAGCCTAATCTAACGGAGAATTTAATTCCTGTAGCATCAGATTGGAAATCTACAGATTGGCTGATTGCTAATTGTCAAATTCAAGAGCAATTTTTATTGAATTCTAGTCAGCCTGTACATGATGCCCGTATGCATGCTATGTTATGTTATAGAACGCCAGAATCTTTTAAAGAGCGGTTTAAGCGAAGCACGAATGAAGAATTACATGTGTTTAATGTAGAAAGTTGGTTAACACATCATGGTGCAAAACTGCAAGAGCGTTTTCAATTGTCTGCGTATAAGTTGATGAATCAGCTCTTGAAAACTATAGATATTACTAGAGATAATAAAGATGCTTTTTCAACGATTGAAAAAAGTGCAACGAACATTCATATTATAGGCGTTGATTCTGATTTATTTTTTACAGCAAAAGAAAATAGAGACACTTTTAAGCAATTGGCGCAGGTAAACAGTAATGTTACCTATGGTGAGATACGGTCACTACATGGGCATGATGCTTTTTTAATTGAGTTTCAACAAATGGAACAATTGCTAAAAGGAATATTTGATCAAAATGGACAAAATAAACGGATCAAGATATTAAAATTCGGAGGTAAGTCTTTGGCGAATGGAGATGGTTTAGACCGAGTTTTAGAGCTTGTAGCGACTAAAGTCAATAGAGGTGAAAATATTGGTATTGTTTTATCTGCACGTGGTAAAGCTACTGATCAATTAGAAACGATACTTAAGAGAGCGTCTAAAGGAAAAGAATATTCAAAAGATTTTGAAGCTTTTAAAGAATATCAACAATCTGATTTTAATATAGCGCTATCTAAAGAATTTTCAGATTTAGAAAAGCTGTTTGAGGGAGTCTCTTTATTAGGAGATTACAGTGCGAAAATAAAAGATCAAGTGTTGTCTTTTGGTGAATTAATTTCAGGAAAAGTAACAACTCAATTGTTGAATGATCTTGGCATAAAAGCTAAATTTATCGATTCCCGTGAATTGATAAAAACAGATAGTAATTTTGGGGATGCTCAGGTATATGAGGCCTTGTCAAAAGAAAATGTTTTAGAGGTTATTTCTAAATTAGATGCGAATGTAGTTCCCGTTATTACTGGGTTTATTGGGTCGAATAAAGGAAACGAAACGACTACTTTAGGAAGAAATGGCAGTAACTATTCAGCAGCATTAATTGCAAACTTTTTAGATGCGGCAGAATTGCAAAATTATACCCATGTAGATGGAATTTATACCGCAAATCCTGATTATGTAGCTGATGCAAAGCGTATTGCGGAACTATCTTATGGGGAAGCCAATGAGCTGGCAAATTTTGGAGCAACCATATTACATGCCAAAACAATTATTCCTTTAATTGAAAAGAATATTCCATTGCGAATATTAAATACATTTAATGGAGATAATGAAGGGACTTTAATTAGCGCTAAGACCAGTAAGGAGGGGATAAAATCACTTTCTGTAATTGAAAATGTAGCCTTAGTTAATTTTGAAGGACGTGGGTTGTTAGGGAAAGTAGGAGTAGATGCACGTGTATTTAAAACTTTAGGAGCAAATAATATAAGTGTGAACATCATATCGCAAGGATCTTCAGAACGTGGTCTTGGTTTTGTGGTTGATGCGGATAAAGCAGAAAAAGCGAAAGAGGTGTTGATTGATGAATTTAGTTCAGATTTTCAAACGAAAGATGTGAACATGATTACGGTGACCAAAGATGTATCGGTAATCTCAATCGTTGGACAAGATTTAAGTTCGTTTCATAAACCCTTTAATGAGCTGATTAAAAACCAAATTGTACCCTTGTTATTTAACAATACCGTTACCGGTAAAAATGTAAGTTTAGTGGTAAGACGTAACGACTTGTACAAGGCTTTGAACGTAATGCATGGTCAAGTTTTTGGAATTAGTAAAAAAGTGAATCTTGCTATATTTGGACACGGAAATGTTGGAGGAACACTAATCGATCAAATATTAAAATCGGCACAAAACATAGAGGAGCGTAAAGGGATTCAATTAAAGGTTTTTGCAGTCGCGAATTCTAAAAAAGTAGTGCTTAATAAAAACGGAATTACAGAAAATTGGAAAGCTGATTTAGATAAAAATGGCGAGCCATTTGAATTAGATGCCATTTTCGATTTTGCAAAAGCACACCATTTAGAAAATTTAATTGCCGTAGATAATACGGCAAGCAAAACCTTTGTAGCATCTTATTTAAATATGATCGAAAATGGTTTTGATTTGGTGTCTTCAAACAAAATCGCAAATACCTTGAGTTTTGATTTTTATCAGAACCTAAGGACCGAATTAGAACGAAGTCAGAAACAATATTTGTATGAAACGAATGTAGGAGCAGGGCTTCCACTTATAGATACCATCAAGTTGCTGCATTTATCAGGCGAGAATATTACGCGTATTAAAGGGGTGTTTTCGGGGTCATTGAGTTATATATTTAATACCTTTTCAGAGGTAGATAGGTCCTTTTCATCCATCTTAAAAGAAGCCATGGAAAAAGGATTTACAGAGCCAGATGCTCGGGAAGATCTTTCTGGGAATGATGTAGGGAGAAAACTTTTAATCTTAGCTAGAGAACTAGATTTAAGTAATGAGTTTTCGGATATTAGTATTCAGAACTTAATTCCGGAAGCATTACATGATGTAACGGTTGATGAATTTAAAAGTAAACTAAGCTCACTAGATTCCATTTTTGAAAAGATTAAAAAAGATCAGAAACCAAACCATGTACTTCGTTATGTAGGTGATTTGTCTGGAGATTTACAAAAAGAAAAAGGTAATTTAGAAGTAAAATTAGTTTCAGTACCTAAAGAAAGTGCTTTAGGGCAAGTGAAAGGTTCAGATTCTATTATAGAAATATATACGGAATCATACGGTGAGAACCCGTTAGTTATCCAAGGCGCGGGAGCAGGTGCAGCAGTAACAGCTCGTGGTGTTTTTGGAGATATATTGAGGATTATAGAAAAAGGTAAATAG
- a CDS encoding PLP-dependent aspartate aminotransferase family protein codes for MKNKFETEAIRTQTERSQFLEHSTPMYVTSSFVFEDAEDMRASFSEEKERNIYSRYSNPNTNEFIEKVCKMEGAEAGFAFASGMAAVFSTFASLLDSGDHVVSARNIFGSTHSLFMNFLPKWNITSDYFEIDDLEGIDKLIKPTTKFIYAESPTNPGVDVLDLEKLGKIAKKHNVLLIIDNCFATPYLQQPIKFGADLVIHSGTKLMDGQGRVLAGITVGSAELIDKVYRFSRITGPALSPFNAWVISKSLETLAVRVDRHCENALKLAEFLENHPKVNWVKYPFLKSHPMYEVAKKQMKAGGSIVAFEVNGGLEAGRKFFDSIKLLSLSANLGDSRSIVTHPASTTHSKLTTVEREAVNITDGTVRVSVGLEHIDDIISDIKQALES; via the coding sequence ATGAAAAACAAATTTGAAACAGAAGCTATAAGAACGCAAACAGAGCGCTCACAATTTTTGGAGCATTCTACGCCAATGTATGTAACATCCAGCTTTGTATTTGAGGACGCTGAAGATATGCGCGCTTCGTTTAGTGAAGAAAAAGAACGTAATATTTATTCTAGATATTCTAACCCGAATACCAATGAATTTATAGAAAAAGTATGTAAAATGGAAGGAGCAGAAGCTGGTTTTGCTTTTGCATCTGGTATGGCTGCAGTGTTTTCTACTTTTGCCTCTCTTTTAGATAGTGGAGATCATGTGGTATCTGCACGGAATATTTTTGGTTCTACGCATAGTTTATTTATGAACTTTTTACCCAAATGGAATATCACCTCAGATTATTTTGAAATTGATGACTTAGAGGGTATCGATAAATTGATAAAACCCACGACAAAATTTATCTATGCAGAATCGCCTACCAATCCGGGAGTAGATGTTTTAGATCTAGAAAAGTTGGGTAAAATTGCTAAAAAGCATAATGTACTTTTAATTATCGATAACTGTTTTGCAACGCCTTACTTACAGCAACCTATTAAATTTGGTGCGGATTTGGTGATTCACTCAGGAACAAAATTAATGGATGGTCAAGGACGTGTTTTGGCAGGAATTACTGTAGGAAGTGCAGAATTAATAGATAAGGTTTATCGTTTTTCTCGCATTACGGGACCTGCACTATCACCCTTTAATGCCTGGGTAATTTCGAAAAGTTTAGAAACCTTAGCTGTTCGTGTAGATCGTCATTGTGAAAATGCCTTAAAATTGGCTGAGTTTCTTGAAAATCATCCAAAAGTAAATTGGGTAAAATACCCTTTTTTAAAATCGCATCCCATGTATGAAGTTGCTAAAAAGCAAATGAAAGCAGGGGGTAGCATAGTTGCTTTTGAAGTTAACGGCGGATTAGAAGCAGGAAGAAAGTTTTTTGATTCGATTAAATTGTTATCACTCTCTGCGAATTTAGGAGATTCTAGAAGTATTGTAACGCACCCAGCATCTACAACACACAGTAAATTAACCACAGTAGAACGTGAAGCAGTAAATATAACCGATGGTACCGTACGTGTTTCCGTTGGTTTAGAACATATTGATGATATTATTTCAGATATAAAGCAAGCCTTAGAATCATAG
- a CDS encoding arylsulfotransferase family protein: MIKKRKYVNFLFQTLLVATLITFSACSSDSETSSSSTDEETSEEESIDTNSYILVADTNSNGAYLINHDGDQLFSWEFDRSLGNDVNLLDDGSLVVCLKADNAGITFGGYGGMFRKINADQSIDWEVSYTSGDDYMAHHDVEYLSNGNIIFPVWEKVTASEAAELGFSENNDIFPDAIVEMNPLTEEIIWEWHVTDHLVQNYDDTKANFGVVVDNPNKVDINYNSSQTNGDLMHFNGLTLDETNDILYITVNNYSEVWVLDHSTTTEEASASTGGNYNLGGDLVYRFGNPLAYDNVGEVTLKNVHYPNLIATGNMIVYANDIYDNQSEVVEYELNPPYELVAGEDNEPEVVWSFTDAELYSSGLGSGVRMSNGNTLIAEGRDGTIWEVTDSGEVLWQNTDYTTVWRAYAYEIDDPAVVALGL; this comes from the coding sequence ATGATAAAAAAAAGAAAGTATGTAAATTTTTTATTTCAAACATTGCTAGTAGCAACATTGATAACTTTTAGCGCTTGTAGCAGCGATAGTGAAACCAGCTCTTCCTCTACAGATGAAGAAACCTCTGAAGAAGAATCTATTGATACCAATTCTTATATTTTGGTAGCCGACACAAATAGCAATGGTGCTTATTTAATAAACCATGACGGAGACCAATTATTTAGCTGGGAATTTGATAGGAGTTTAGGTAATGACGTAAATCTTTTAGACGACGGTAGTTTAGTTGTTTGCCTTAAAGCCGATAATGCCGGAATAACTTTTGGGGGATATGGCGGTATGTTTAGAAAAATAAATGCTGATCAATCTATTGACTGGGAAGTTTCCTATACTTCTGGTGATGATTACATGGCTCATCATGATGTGGAATACCTATCTAATGGGAATATCATTTTTCCTGTTTGGGAAAAAGTAACCGCGAGTGAAGCCGCTGAGTTAGGCTTTTCTGAAAATAACGATATTTTCCCTGATGCCATTGTAGAAATGAATCCGTTGACGGAAGAGATTATTTGGGAATGGCATGTAACAGATCATTTAGTTCAAAACTACGATGACACAAAAGCCAACTTTGGCGTCGTAGTAGATAACCCTAATAAGGTTGACATTAATTACAATAGCAGTCAAACAAATGGAGATCTAATGCATTTTAATGGTCTTACGCTAGATGAAACTAATGATATCCTATACATTACTGTAAATAATTATAGTGAAGTTTGGGTTTTAGATCATAGCACAACTACAGAAGAAGCTAGCGCTAGTACTGGCGGAAATTATAATTTAGGAGGAGATTTAGTCTATCGTTTTGGCAACCCTCTTGCGTATGACAATGTGGGAGAGGTAACTTTAAAAAATGTACACTACCCTAATCTAATAGCAACTGGAAATATGATTGTGTATGCTAATGATATTTATGACAACCAGTCTGAAGTAGTGGAATATGAATTGAATCCTCCTTATGAACTTGTTGCTGGAGAAGATAACGAACCTGAGGTTGTGTGGAGTTTTACGGATGCCGAATTATATAGTTCAGGCCTAGGTAGTGGCGTACGCATGAGTAATGGAAACACTTTAATCGCCGAAGGGAGAGATGGTACTATTTGGGAAGTAACTGATAGTGGCGAAGTGTTATGGCAAAATACAGATTATACAACTGTTTGGAGAGCCTATGCTTACGAAATTGATGACCCCGCAGTAGTAGCTTTGGGTTTATAA
- a CDS encoding Rrf2 family transcriptional regulator has protein sequence MLSKKTKYGLKALTFLAQQVDRQPVQISEIANAENISQKFLETILLSLRKTGFLGSKKGKGGGYYLIKDPAEIQMASVMRVLEGPISMVPCVSLNFYEKCDDCPDEAACGVHKLMLQVRDSNLEVYRNTSLADLIA, from the coding sequence ATGCTATCAAAAAAGACAAAATACGGATTAAAGGCACTTACCTTCTTGGCGCAACAAGTAGATAGGCAACCGGTACAGATTTCTGAAATAGCAAATGCTGAAAACATCTCTCAAAAGTTTTTAGAAACAATCCTATTATCGCTACGAAAAACTGGCTTTTTAGGAAGTAAAAAAGGTAAAGGTGGCGGGTATTATTTAATAAAAGATCCAGCAGAAATACAAATGGCTTCTGTGATGCGCGTTTTAGAAGGACCTATTTCTATGGTGCCTTGTGTGAGTCTCAATTTCTATGAGAAATGTGATGATTGTCCTGATGAAGCAGCATGTGGAGTGCACAAATTAATGCTACAAGTGCGGGATAGTAACCTTGAAGTATATAGAAATACAAGCTTAGCAGATTTAATAGCTTAA
- a CDS encoding DUF2061 domain-containing protein, with amino-acid sequence MIADQLILDKGNTKTTYKEDSKSEDPRRSIVKSISWRIIGTIDTVIISWVVTGTLKLAFSIGVVELFTKMILYFFHERMWNKIKWGK; translated from the coding sequence ATGATTGCAGATCAATTGATTTTAGATAAGGGAAATACAAAAACAACGTATAAGGAAGATAGCAAATCTGAGGATCCTAGAAGGAGCATCGTTAAGTCTATTAGTTGGAGAATTATTGGTACCATAGATACCGTAATTATTTCTTGGGTTGTGACAGGAACTTTAAAACTAGCTTTTTCAATAGGTGTTGTGGAGCTTTTTACGAAAATGATATTATATTTTTTCCATGAGAGAATGTGGAATAAGATTAAATGGGGAAAATAA
- a CDS encoding phosphoadenosine phosphosulfate reductase family protein: MGKINKHMAFTENDIQKWNTEFASASPAEIVAFVLKQNSNAVVTTNFRPYEVNILHAVTAVANDIKVIWCDTGYNTPNTYKHAEDLIKSLNLNVKLYVPKQTSSHRDAVMGIPGIEDPNHAIFTAQVKLEPFGRAMAEHKPEVWFTNLRKGQTALRNSLDIFSVSKDGVLKVSPFYHWSDEQLDTYLKENKLPNEHKYFDPTKVLENRECGLHT, from the coding sequence ATGGGGAAAATAAATAAGCATATGGCTTTTACAGAAAACGATATACAAAAATGGAATACTGAGTTTGCTTCGGCAAGTCCAGCAGAAATTGTAGCATTTGTGCTAAAGCAAAATTCAAATGCTGTAGTGACTACTAATTTCAGACCTTACGAGGTGAATATTTTACATGCAGTTACGGCTGTAGCTAATGATATTAAAGTTATTTGGTGTGATACAGGGTACAATACGCCAAATACGTACAAACATGCAGAAGATTTAATTAAAAGTTTAAATCTTAATGTGAAATTATACGTGCCTAAACAAACATCATCACATAGAGATGCGGTTATGGGTATACCAGGAATTGAGGATCCTAACCATGCGATTTTTACAGCGCAGGTTAAATTGGAGCCTTTTGGTAGAGCAATGGCAGAACATAAACCAGAAGTTTGGTTTACCAACCTTAGAAAAGGGCAAACGGCGTTGCGTAACTCTTTAGATATTTTTAGTGTAAGTAAAGATGGTGTTTTAAAGGTAAGTCCTTTTTATCATTGGTCAGACGAACAATTAGATACGTATTTAAAGGAGAACAAATTGCCAAACGAACATAAATATTTTGATCCAACCAAGGTGTTAGAAAACCGTGAGTGTGGTTTGCATACTTAA
- the cysD gene encoding sulfate adenylyltransferase subunit CysD, with protein sequence MKDTSDINPLENEAIYIIREVAAQFEKPVLLFSGGKDSITLVRLAQKAFWPAKIPFPLMHIDTGHNFPETIEFRDRLVKELGLELIVRNVQDSIDEGKVKEESGRYASRNSLQTTTLLDAIEEFKFDACIGGARRDEEKARAKERIFSVRDDFGQWDEKSQRPELFDMLNGQIELGQNVRCFPISNWTELDVWSYIQKEEIEIPSIYFAHQRKTFIRDGMIWSAEDDIVFRDEDEVVQERLVRFRTVGDMSCTAAVLSDAVSIDKVVSEIRDSSISERGARIDDKRSEAAMEKRKQQGYF encoded by the coding sequence ATGAAAGATACATCAGATATAAATCCATTAGAAAACGAAGCAATTTACATTATTAGAGAGGTGGCTGCTCAATTTGAAAAGCCAGTTTTATTATTCTCTGGTGGTAAAGATTCTATAACCTTAGTGCGTTTGGCACAGAAAGCCTTTTGGCCAGCAAAAATTCCTTTCCCTTTAATGCATATTGATACCGGGCATAATTTTCCTGAAACTATTGAATTTAGAGATAGATTGGTAAAAGAACTAGGTTTAGAGCTTATTGTTCGTAATGTGCAAGATTCTATTGATGAAGGTAAAGTAAAAGAAGAATCTGGGAGATACGCAAGTAGAAATTCTTTGCAGACCACCACATTATTAGATGCTATTGAGGAATTTAAATTTGATGCTTGTATCGGTGGTGCACGTAGAGATGAAGAAAAAGCAAGAGCTAAAGAACGTATTTTTTCTGTTCGTGATGATTTTGGTCAATGGGATGAAAAAAGCCAACGTCCTGAATTGTTTGATATGTTAAACGGTCAAATAGAATTAGGTCAGAACGTACGTTGTTTTCCTATTTCTAACTGGACAGAATTAGATGTTTGGTCTTACATCCAAAAAGAAGAAATTGAAATCCCTTCTATCTATTTTGCACATCAGCGTAAGACTTTTATAAGAGACGGAATGATTTGGTCTGCTGAAGACGATATTGTTTTCCGTGATGAAGATGAGGTGGTTCAAGAACGTTTAGTGCGTTTCCGTACGGTAGGAGATATGTCTTGTACTGCAGCAGTACTTTCTGATGCAGTTAGTATTGATAAAGTAGTCAGTGAAATTAGAGATTCTAGTATCTCTGAGCGTGGAGCACGTATTGATGATAAGCGTTCTGAGGCTGCGATGGAAAAAAGAAAACAACAAGGATATTTCTAG
- a CDS encoding sulfate adenylyltransferase subunit 1, with protein sequence MEVLKIATAGSVDDGKSTLIGRILYDTKSLTSDKLEAIEKTSKQKGYDYLDFSLATDGLVAEREQGITIDVAHIYFSTAKKSYIIADTPGHVEYTRNMVTGASTSQAAIILIDARKGVIEQTNRHFFINNLLRVKDVIVAVNKMDLVDFSEERYNEIKADFSELMAKRDYQDQKITFIPVSALKGDNVVNKSEHTPWYTGQTLLEHLENLDRKDIFNAGTPRFPVQYVIRPKTEDFHDFRGFAGKVYGGELSVGDEVVALPSQTKSRIKEIYAYDKKYQTASRRSSVTITLEDEINVSRGDMIVKVGDLPQIDKQFTANISWMDSDQLKTGGKYVIQHGVNKVLAKVDKIHHKINPDYSGIEENVDGLGMNDIARVTFKLNKPIFFDAFKDHRTNGSFIIIDTKTNSTVGAGFIQ encoded by the coding sequence ATGGAAGTACTAAAAATAGCAACAGCAGGTAGTGTAGATGATGGTAAGAGTACCTTAATTGGTAGAATACTATACGATACAAAATCTCTTACTAGTGATAAGTTAGAGGCTATCGAAAAAACAAGTAAGCAAAAAGGATACGATTATTTAGATTTTTCTTTAGCAACAGACGGATTGGTAGCGGAGCGTGAGCAAGGGATTACTATTGATGTCGCACATATCTATTTTTCAACAGCAAAGAAAAGTTACATTATAGCAGATACTCCGGGTCATGTTGAGTATACGAGAAACATGGTTACTGGAGCTTCTACATCACAAGCAGCTATTATTTTAATAGATGCACGTAAAGGAGTTATTGAACAAACAAACCGTCATTTCTTTATCAATAATTTATTGCGTGTAAAAGATGTTATTGTTGCGGTAAATAAGATGGATTTAGTTGATTTCTCTGAAGAAAGATACAATGAGATTAAAGCAGATTTTTCTGAATTAATGGCTAAGAGAGATTACCAAGATCAGAAAATCACTTTTATTCCTGTGAGTGCTTTAAAAGGCGATAACGTAGTAAATAAATCGGAGCATACCCCGTGGTATACTGGTCAGACGTTATTAGAACATTTAGAAAACTTAGATAGAAAAGATATTTTCAATGCAGGAACACCTCGTTTTCCAGTACAATATGTAATCCGTCCTAAAACAGAAGATTTTCATGATTTTAGAGGATTCGCAGGTAAAGTTTATGGTGGGGAGTTAAGTGTTGGTGATGAGGTTGTGGCCTTACCGTCTCAAACAAAATCAAGAATAAAAGAAATTTACGCTTACGATAAAAAATATCAAACAGCATCAAGACGTTCGTCGGTTACCATCACATTAGAAGATGAGATTAATGTAAGTCGTGGAGATATGATTGTAAAGGTGGGAGATTTACCTCAAATAGATAAGCAGTTTACGGCTAATATTTCTTGGATGGATTCTGATCAATTAAAAACTGGAGGTAAATATGTGATTCAACATGGTGTGAATAAAGTATTAGCTAAAGTTGATAAAATTCACCATAAAATAAATCCTGATTACTCTGGAATTGAAGAGAATGTTGATGGTTTAGGGATGAATGATATTGCTAGGGTTACGTTTAAATTAAACAAGCCAATTTTCTTTGATGCTTTTAAAGATCACAGAACAAATGGTTCGTTTATCATCATCGATACCAAAACCAATAGTACCGTAGGAGCTGGATTTATCCAGTAA